A single window of Nicotiana tomentosiformis chromosome 1, ASM39032v3, whole genome shotgun sequence DNA harbors:
- the LOC138907064 gene encoding uncharacterized protein: MHTTQQEVLTPPEFIQNLTQHTESLPSEGLQPTTQQISTIQPPIIQVSLVVPISLPDQPDIRRSSRGKKPHIWMKDFFSLNVHQDEPYAISKFLTYDNLIPTYQACLTAASNIIEPNFYSEAMKYPKWVDAIKTENEALQNNHTWDIVSLLEGKIPIGCKWIYKIKYKASGEVEILKSRVLAKWFSQNEEIDYQKPSLQS; encoded by the coding sequence ATGCATACAACTCAACAGGAAGTTCTTACACCTCCAGAATTCATACAAAATCTCACACAACATACTGAATCTCTTCCTTCAGAAGGCTTGCAGCCAACTACTCAACAGATATCAACCATACAACCACCAATAATTCAAGTATCACTAGTTGTCCCTATTAGTCTTCCAGATCAACCAGATATCAGAAGGTCAAGTAGAGGAAAGAAACCACATATATGGATGAAAGACTTTTTTTCACTGAATGTTCATCAAGATGAACCTTATGCTATATCAAAGTTCTTGACCTATGACAATCTAATTCCTACATATCAAGCTTGTTTGACAGCTGCTTCAAATATTATTGAACCAAACTTCTACTCAGAAGCTATGAAATATCCTAAGTGGGTTGATGCAATAAAGACTGAGAATGAAGCCTTACAAAACAACCACACCTGGGACATAGTATCATTACTTGAAGGTAAGATTCCAATAGGGTGCAAATGGATTTATAAGATAAAGTACAAGGCTTCAGGTGAAGTGGAAATATTAAAATCCAGGGTACTAGCCAAATGGTTCAGTCAAAATGAGGAAATAGACTATCAGAAACCTTCTCTCCAGTCATAA